In Parasegetibacter sp. NRK P23, a single genomic region encodes these proteins:
- the hscA gene encoding Fe-S protein assembly chaperone HscA has translation MAKIGINIATGSLQKEEMIVGIDLGTTNSLVAIIHPESRQPVALKEHNSSSLVPSVVHFGDAGIVTVGEQARELLVKEPSNTIFSAKRLMGKSYNDVRNNAHLFSYKIIDDNTDSLVKVQVGDKFYSPVELSSFILKELKERAEHILKTPVTKAVITVPAYFNDAQRQATRDAGKLAGLDVLRIINEPTAASLAYGLGLQKEEEKKIAVYDLGGGTFDVSILQISNGIFEVLSTNGDTYLGGDDFDNIIRQYWMESSGLEKEVFENDKQLLQEFRLAAEAAKKALSKEDNFSVTIREMAFTITKQQFETLAKPLVDKTLHACANALKDAGLTQQDIDTIVMVGGSTRVPLVKESVAAFFGKPVHDEVNPDEVVALGAAVQADILAGNNRDFLLLDITPLSLGIETMGGLMDVLIPRNSKIPIKAARQYTTQKDGQSGIRVSVFQGERDLVKDNRKLAEFNLSGIPGMPAGLPKVEVGFLINADGILVVKAKELRSGVEQSIEVKPQYGLTDEEVEKMLLDSVTHAKEDIATRALVEARTEGEQLLASTEGFIAKHVQMLTPQELQDTAAAMQALQLALTMEDKDLIHKKIEELNEVSRPYAERAMDEAVGSAMKGKKI, from the coding sequence ATGGCAAAAATCGGTATTAATATAGCAACGGGAAGTTTGCAGAAAGAAGAGATGATCGTTGGGATAGACCTGGGCACCACAAACAGCCTTGTGGCCATTATCCATCCGGAAAGCCGGCAACCCGTGGCGTTGAAGGAGCACAATTCCTCTTCCCTGGTTCCTTCGGTGGTGCATTTCGGAGACGCGGGCATTGTAACGGTAGGAGAGCAGGCAAGGGAACTGCTGGTGAAAGAGCCTTCCAATACTATCTTTTCAGCTAAAAGACTGATGGGCAAATCTTACAACGATGTACGGAACAATGCCCATCTTTTTTCTTATAAAATAATCGACGACAACACAGACTCCCTGGTGAAAGTGCAGGTAGGCGATAAGTTTTACTCTCCTGTGGAACTCTCCTCCTTTATCCTGAAAGAACTCAAAGAAAGGGCCGAACATATTTTGAAAACGCCGGTTACAAAGGCCGTGATTACGGTGCCGGCTTACTTTAATGATGCACAACGCCAGGCTACAAGGGATGCCGGCAAACTGGCCGGACTGGATGTGTTGCGCATCATCAATGAACCTACGGCCGCGAGTCTGGCTTACGGACTGGGCCTGCAAAAAGAAGAAGAAAAGAAGATCGCGGTCTACGACCTGGGCGGCGGTACTTTCGATGTATCAATTCTCCAGATCAGCAATGGTATTTTTGAAGTGCTTTCCACCAATGGCGATACTTACCTCGGTGGAGATGATTTCGATAACATCATCAGGCAATACTGGATGGAAAGCTCCGGCCTCGAAAAAGAAGTGTTTGAAAACGATAAGCAGTTGCTCCAGGAATTCAGGCTGGCCGCTGAAGCCGCCAAAAAAGCCCTGAGTAAAGAAGATAACTTTTCCGTTACCATCCGGGAAATGGCGTTCACCATTACAAAACAACAGTTTGAAACACTGGCAAAACCATTGGTGGACAAAACACTGCATGCCTGCGCGAACGCGCTGAAAGACGCAGGACTTACCCAGCAGGATATTGATACCATCGTAATGGTGGGCGGCTCCACACGCGTGCCTTTGGTGAAAGAATCCGTTGCGGCTTTCTTTGGAAAGCCGGTGCACGATGAAGTGAATCCTGATGAAGTAGTGGCGTTGGGCGCGGCGGTGCAGGCGGATATTCTGGCCGGTAATAACCGCGACTTCCTGTTGCTGGACATTACGCCGCTCTCACTTGGCATTGAGACAATGGGTGGGCTGATGGATGTACTCATTCCCCGTAACTCTAAAATTCCTATCAAAGCCGCAAGGCAATACACCACACAGAAAGATGGACAAAGCGGCATCCGCGTCTCCGTTTTCCAGGGTGAACGCGATCTCGTAAAAGACAACCGCAAACTCGCTGAATTCAACCTCAGTGGTATTCCCGGCATGCCCGCAGGATTACCCAAAGTGGAAGTGGGCTTCCTGATCAACGCCGATGGTATTCTGGTGGTGAAGGCCAAAGAACTTAGGAGCGGGGTGGAACAAAGCATAGAAGTGAAACCCCAGTATGGATTAACGGATGAAGAAGTGGAAAAAATGCTCCTCGATTCCGTGACACATGCGAAAGAAGACATCGCGACCCGTGCCCTGGTGGAAGCGCGAACCGAAGGGGAGCAGCTCCTCGCTTCCACCGAAGGATTTATCGCGAAGCATGTTCAGATGCTTACACCGCAGGAGCTACAGGATACCGCCGCCGCAATGCAGGCTTTGCAACTGGCGCTCACCATGGAAGACAAAGACCTGATTCATAAAAAGATCGAGGAACTGAATGAGGTGTCCCGTCCTTACGCGGAACGCGCCATGGATGAAGCGGTTGGATCGGCTATGAAAGGGAAAAAGATATAA
- a CDS encoding DUF3817 domain-containing protein — MKSFFSSPVTRFKYTGYAEAISFLLLLGVAMPLKYGWGMPEAVKYMGWAHGVLFVAYLFFLLEVKSLMNWSFGKLVLGFVAALIPFGPFLLENALWRRKDH; from the coding sequence ATGAAATCATTTTTTTCCAGTCCGGTTACTCGTTTTAAGTATACTGGTTATGCTGAGGCCATATCTTTCCTGCTTTTATTGGGCGTGGCCATGCCACTGAAATATGGGTGGGGGATGCCCGAAGCTGTGAAATACATGGGATGGGCGCACGGCGTGCTATTTGTAGCCTACCTCTTCTTCCTGTTGGAGGTAAAGAGTCTGATGAACTGGTCGTTTGGAAAGCTGGTATTGGGTTTCGTTGCAGCTTTGATCCCGTTCGGTCCTTTTTTACTGGAGAATGCATTGTGGAGAAGGAAAGATCATTAA
- a CDS encoding ammonium transporter, translating into MRSISFRQVAPFLILAGVAVASLFIPTLPVFEDKEGVYSSSDIAWVLTSTALVFLMTPGLAFFYGGMVHRKNVISTMIKSVVAAGVVSVLWVFFGFSLCFGDSIGGFIGSPSTFLFFKGVMSGAPWSLAPTIPLALFALFQLMFAIITPGLVVGAVAERIRFTSYILFIALFAILVYAPIAHWTWHPEGFLFKWGVLDFAGGTVVHISAGCAALAGALVLKRRKSHMEHQEIPPANIPYVLIGTGLLWFGWFGFNAGSALGAGSLAVSAFATTNTAAAAAGLSWMFFDVLRGKKPSVLGFCIGAVVGLVAITPAAGFVAVPQSIFIGVVAAIISNLAVYYKQKSKLDDTLDVFPCHGIGGMVGMLLTGLLATKAMNGAGNDGLFYGNSEFFFTQVKALAIVVGYSFVVSFLIFKFINFILPLRVSSEEEELGLDATQHNEKYLQGTLLISNNGKMKETPADAEKGTVDVI; encoded by the coding sequence ATGCGAAGCATTTCCTTCAGGCAAGTGGCCCCGTTCCTGATCCTGGCCGGTGTTGCCGTTGCCTCCCTCTTCATCCCCACCCTTCCTGTATTTGAAGATAAGGAAGGCGTTTACAGCTCCTCCGACATTGCATGGGTGCTCACCTCTACCGCCCTCGTATTCCTGATGACCCCAGGCCTCGCCTTCTTCTATGGCGGGATGGTACACAGGAAAAACGTTATTTCTACCATGATTAAAAGTGTGGTAGCCGCGGGTGTAGTAAGTGTACTCTGGGTATTCTTTGGGTTCAGCCTGTGCTTCGGAGATTCCATCGGAGGATTTATTGGAAGCCCTTCCACTTTCCTCTTCTTTAAGGGTGTAATGTCTGGCGCTCCCTGGAGCCTTGCCCCCACCATTCCCCTGGCACTGTTTGCCTTGTTCCAGCTGATGTTCGCTATCATCACGCCCGGACTGGTGGTAGGTGCGGTAGCCGAAAGGATCCGTTTCACCTCTTACATTCTTTTCATCGCGCTTTTCGCTATCCTGGTGTATGCACCAATTGCGCACTGGACCTGGCATCCTGAAGGATTCCTCTTCAAATGGGGTGTTCTTGACTTCGCCGGTGGTACCGTGGTACACATTTCAGCCGGTTGCGCAGCCCTCGCAGGCGCGTTGGTACTGAAAAGAAGAAAATCACACATGGAGCACCAGGAAATTCCTCCCGCCAACATTCCTTATGTATTGATTGGTACGGGTCTTCTGTGGTTCGGCTGGTTCGGCTTTAACGCAGGTTCCGCACTGGGTGCAGGTTCCCTTGCCGTTTCCGCTTTCGCCACCACCAACACTGCAGCCGCTGCCGCTGGTTTGTCCTGGATGTTCTTCGATGTACTCCGTGGCAAGAAGCCTTCTGTACTCGGATTCTGTATCGGTGCGGTAGTTGGCCTGGTTGCCATTACACCAGCAGCCGGTTTCGTAGCGGTTCCACAAAGCATCTTTATCGGTGTGGTTGCGGCCATCATCTCTAACCTGGCGGTTTACTACAAGCAAAAATCCAAACTGGACGATACGCTGGACGTATTCCCCTGCCACGGTATCGGTGGTATGGTTGGTATGCTCCTTACCGGTTTGCTCGCAACCAAAGCCATGAACGGCGCCGGCAATGACGGTTTGTTCTACGGCAATTCCGAGTTCTTCTTTACACAGGTGAAAGCACTCGCCATCGTGGTAGGTTACAGCTTCGTGGTATCTTTCCTGATCTTCAAATTCATCAACTTCATCCTGCCGCTCCGCGTTAGCTCTGAAGAAGAAGAACTGGGTCTGGATGCTACGCAGCACAACGAGAAGTACCTGCAAGGAACCCTGCTGATCAGCAACAACGGAAAAATGAAAGAAACACCTGCAGATGCAGAAAAAGGCACAGTAGACGTGATATAG
- the rpsU gene encoding 30S ribosomal protein S21: MLIIDSKDCENIDKALKKYKKKFEKAKILLQLRGRQSFTKPSVKRRGEVLKAVYKQQIASGKIEA, translated from the coding sequence ATGTTAATCATCGATTCTAAAGACTGCGAAAATATTGACAAGGCACTCAAGAAGTACAAGAAGAAATTCGAAAAAGCGAAAATCTTATTGCAACTGAGAGGTCGTCAGTCTTTCACAAAGCCGTCTGTAAAGCGTCGTGGTGAAGTGCTGAAAGCTGTGTACAAGCAGCAGATCGCCAGCGGCAAGATCGAAGCATAA
- a CDS encoding tyrosine-type recombinase/integrase produces MLLPRYHPAIQSFLTHLSTVKRYAFNTIRSYGDDLRFFHEYIEREFDVTTFEAVTQSMVRSWLVTMKEQGATATTMRRRASALQSFYKYRMKSGIQSPSPVAGIVLPKIGRKLPVYVEKAQLETLFRHVEFPDNWEGKTQRLALVLLYHTGMRRAELIGLTREQVEFSRAQLRVLGKGNKERMIPLQQELMANIKEYLQHPERPEEGAMPESPLLLTSKGKKLGEKQLYNMVKQALAQVTTITKKSPHVLRHSFATHLSNNGADLNAIKELLGHSSLAATQVYTHNTIEKLKAAHKKAHPKGG; encoded by the coding sequence ATGTTATTACCTCGGTACCATCCTGCTATTCAGTCGTTTCTCACCCATCTTTCCACGGTGAAGCGATACGCGTTCAATACGATCCGCAGTTATGGGGATGACTTGCGTTTTTTCCACGAATACATTGAAAGAGAGTTTGACGTAACCACATTTGAGGCCGTTACCCAGTCCATGGTGCGTTCCTGGCTCGTTACGATGAAGGAGCAGGGGGCCACTGCCACTACCATGCGGCGAAGGGCTTCAGCCTTACAATCGTTCTACAAGTACCGGATGAAGAGCGGGATTCAGTCGCCATCGCCCGTAGCGGGTATTGTTCTGCCAAAAATCGGGAGGAAGCTCCCTGTGTATGTGGAGAAGGCGCAACTGGAAACCTTGTTCAGGCATGTGGAGTTCCCTGACAACTGGGAAGGAAAAACACAACGGCTTGCGCTGGTGTTGTTGTACCATACCGGGATGCGCCGTGCCGAACTCATTGGACTTACGCGGGAACAGGTTGAATTTTCCAGAGCCCAACTTCGGGTATTGGGAAAGGGCAATAAAGAAAGGATGATCCCGCTTCAACAGGAGCTGATGGCCAACATAAAGGAGTACCTGCAACACCCCGAAAGGCCAGAAGAAGGAGCAATGCCGGAGTCGCCCTTGTTGCTCACTTCAAAGGGAAAGAAGCTGGGGGAAAAGCAATTGTATAATATGGTGAAGCAGGCGCTTGCACAGGTGACCACCATCACCAAGAAGAGCCCGCACGTACTGCGGCACAGCTTCGCCACACATCTTTCCAATAACGGCGCTGACCTCAATGCCATCAAAGAATTGCTGGGACACTCCAGCCTGGCGGCCACACAGGTATATACCCACAATACCATTGAAAAGCTGAAAGCGGCACACAAAAAAGCGCATCCGAAAGGCGGATGA
- a CDS encoding phosphoenolpyruvate carboxylase: MASSLPSVSRFHDQVSLKFQLYNSLFSSLPFYRIERTGILLSLLQNHCEEGFKKKKSPRELMEQFFHKHTSLKTEQERIDFLFRFVQYVERQVVLFDALEDAAFSDVNDMNGVGTLKHLESEVIQSGRQDDLLEKLQHFAVRLVLTAHPTQFYPGPVLGIINDLSKAVADNDVNHINTYLQQLGKTPFFKKQKPTPYDEAVSLIWYLENVFYTSCGKIINKLTQQYPEYDPSKQPVVQMGFWPGGDRDGNPFVTADITLKVAAALRGSIIKCYYLDIRKLKRRLTFAGIEELLTKLEEKLYDHLFIPRAAKGLSKDDLLKPLLEIREMLIHRHSSLFLDLLNSFINKVHLFGLYFATLDVRQESSVHNKVISMMAAEGETELPVNYGKLSDAEKLKLLITADGHFKSDNWEKGIEKDTIESIYAIREIHKMNGPEGCSRYIISQCGSALEVMEVYALFRMCGWKEKDMHIDVVPLFETISDLEVAADVMRELYSLDVYRKHLKRRGNKQTVMLGFSDGTKDGGYMMANWGIYKAKETLTRVSKEFGIDVLFFDGRGGPPARGGGKTHKFYASLGKNISGKEIQVTVQGQTVSSSFGTVDAAQFNIEQLLHAGVTNELFSSLEKTFTEEEESLLEQLSRESFHAYTELKEHPKFMPYLSAVSPLRFYSDTNIGSRPAKRNNNSKLTLKDLRAIPYVSAWSQLKQNVTGYYGMGTAMQAMEKKGRLNEVKELYRKSMFFKTLVDNCEMAMKKCYFPLTEHLSAHPEFGEIWNKIYYEYELTRKYLSKISGHAELMNDYPVDQLSIQMRDKIVLPLLTIQQYAIQALQDPALLKEQGRKELYEKLTTRASFGIINAGRNSA; this comes from the coding sequence ATGGCAAGTTCGCTTCCTTCCGTAAGCCGGTTTCATGACCAGGTTTCGCTGAAGTTCCAATTGTACAACAGTCTTTTCTCGTCGCTGCCGTTCTACCGCATTGAAAGAACAGGTATTCTGCTTTCCCTTTTGCAGAACCATTGCGAGGAAGGATTTAAGAAAAAGAAGAGTCCGCGCGAGTTAATGGAGCAGTTCTTCCACAAACATACTTCGTTGAAAACTGAACAGGAACGCATCGATTTCCTTTTCCGTTTCGTGCAGTACGTGGAGCGCCAGGTGGTGTTGTTCGACGCGTTGGAAGACGCTGCTTTCAGTGATGTGAACGATATGAACGGCGTAGGTACGCTCAAGCACCTCGAATCGGAAGTGATACAGTCGGGCAGGCAGGATGACCTGCTTGAAAAACTGCAGCATTTCGCGGTGCGACTCGTACTTACGGCGCACCCCACGCAGTTTTATCCCGGCCCTGTACTCGGGATCATCAACGATCTTTCAAAAGCGGTGGCCGATAATGATGTGAACCACATCAATACTTACCTGCAGCAATTGGGGAAAACGCCTTTCTTCAAAAAGCAGAAACCCACACCGTATGATGAGGCCGTGAGCCTGATCTGGTACCTCGAAAATGTGTTCTATACTTCCTGCGGGAAGATCATCAATAAGCTGACCCAGCAATATCCGGAATACGATCCTTCCAAACAACCCGTGGTGCAAATGGGCTTCTGGCCCGGTGGCGACCGGGATGGAAATCCTTTCGTAACGGCAGATATCACGCTGAAGGTGGCCGCCGCCCTGCGTGGAAGCATCATCAAGTGTTATTACCTCGATATCCGGAAATTGAAGCGCAGGCTCACATTCGCGGGAATTGAGGAACTGCTCACGAAGCTGGAAGAAAAACTGTACGATCACCTGTTCATTCCCCGCGCGGCAAAAGGACTCAGCAAAGACGACCTGCTGAAACCCCTGCTGGAAATCCGCGAAATGCTGATCCACCGCCACAGCAGTCTTTTCCTTGACCTGCTCAACAGCTTCATCAACAAAGTGCACCTGTTCGGCCTGTATTTCGCCACGCTCGATGTGCGCCAGGAAAGTTCCGTACACAACAAGGTGATCTCCATGATGGCCGCGGAAGGTGAAACGGAACTGCCCGTGAATTATGGTAAACTGAGTGATGCGGAGAAATTGAAATTGCTGATTACCGCGGATGGGCATTTCAAGTCCGACAACTGGGAGAAGGGCATTGAAAAAGATACGATAGAATCCATCTACGCGATACGTGAGATACATAAAATGAACGGCCCCGAGGGGTGCAGCCGTTATATCATCAGCCAGTGCGGTTCAGCGCTGGAAGTAATGGAAGTGTATGCGCTCTTCAGGATGTGCGGCTGGAAGGAAAAAGACATGCACATTGATGTGGTGCCGTTGTTCGAAACCATCTCCGACCTTGAAGTGGCCGCGGATGTAATGCGCGAACTGTACAGTCTGGATGTGTACCGCAAACACCTGAAGCGCCGGGGCAATAAGCAAACGGTAATGCTCGGCTTCAGCGATGGTACAAAAGATGGCGGTTATATGATGGCCAACTGGGGGATTTATAAAGCCAAAGAAACGCTTACAAGGGTATCGAAAGAGTTCGGTATCGACGTGCTGTTCTTCGATGGAAGGGGCGGTCCTCCCGCACGTGGTGGTGGAAAAACACATAAATTTTACGCGTCACTCGGGAAGAATATTTCCGGGAAAGAGATCCAGGTAACCGTTCAGGGACAAACCGTAAGTTCCAGTTTCGGAACGGTGGACGCGGCGCAGTTTAATATTGAACAGTTGCTCCATGCCGGGGTGACCAACGAATTGTTCAGTTCTCTGGAGAAGACATTTACGGAAGAAGAAGAAAGTCTTTTGGAACAGCTTTCCCGCGAAAGTTTCCATGCGTATACCGAACTGAAGGAGCATCCGAAGTTCATGCCTTATCTCTCTGCCGTAAGTCCGCTGCGTTTCTACAGCGATACTAATATCGGTAGTCGGCCCGCGAAGCGGAACAACAACTCCAAACTTACTTTAAAGGACCTGCGTGCGATTCCTTACGTGAGCGCCTGGAGCCAGTTGAAGCAGAATGTGACCGGTTATTACGGCATGGGAACGGCCATGCAGGCGATGGAGAAAAAAGGCAGGTTGAATGAAGTGAAGGAACTGTACCGCAAATCCATGTTCTTCAAAACGCTCGTCGACAACTGCGAGATGGCGATGAAGAAATGTTATTTCCCGCTTACAGAGCACTTATCGGCGCACCCCGAGTTCGGAGAAATCTGGAACAAGATTTATTATGAATATGAACTGACCCGGAAGTATCTCTCTAAAATCAGCGGCCATGCGGAGTTGATGAATGATTATCCGGTTGACCAGCTTTCCATCCAGATGCGGGATAAGATCGTATTGCCTTTGCTCACGATTCAGCAATATGCCATCCAGGCTTTGCAGGATCCGGCGTTATTGAAAGAGCAGGGCAGGAAGGAACTATATGAAAAGCTTACGACAAGAGCTTCTTTCGGTATCATTAATGCCGGCAGGAACTCCGCGTAA
- a CDS encoding HPF/RaiA family ribosome-associated protein: MNVNIQTVHFNPDVKLVDYVNQKLQKLSTFHDRIIKADVFLKLDNVVHTIKDKIVEIRVHVPRYDFFVKTSSKTFEESFDQALDSLVNQIKRKKEKQFA, from the coding sequence ATGAACGTTAACATTCAGACTGTGCATTTTAATCCAGATGTTAAACTGGTAGATTACGTGAATCAGAAATTGCAAAAACTTTCAACGTTTCATGACAGAATCATCAAAGCGGACGTATTCTTAAAACTGGACAATGTAGTTCACACGATAAAGGATAAGATCGTAGAGATCAGGGTACACGTTCCACGCTACGATTTCTTCGTAAAAACAAGTTCCAAAACATTTGAAGAATCTTTCGACCAGGCACTCGATTCGCTGGTCAATCAGATAAAAAGAAAAAAAGAAAAACAATTCGCCTGA
- a CDS encoding riboflavin synthase — MFTGIIEALGQVEAITGEGSNKTFVVSSSISSELKIDQSVSHNGVCLTVESVADGVHTVTAIAETLEKTSLGTWTAGTIVNLERCLPLHGRLDGHLVQGHVDTTGTCLSVTPREGSWEFEIGFPGQFAALVIEKGSISLNGISLTVFNVGIDRFTVAIIPYTYEHTNMHNLKAGDTVNIEFDMVGKYIQRSLSLK; from the coding sequence ATGTTTACAGGAATTATAGAAGCATTGGGACAGGTGGAAGCCATAACCGGCGAGGGCAGCAACAAAACCTTCGTGGTAAGCAGTTCCATCAGTTCCGAACTGAAAATCGACCAGAGCGTGAGCCATAACGGCGTTTGTCTGACCGTGGAATCCGTTGCGGACGGTGTGCACACGGTAACCGCCATCGCCGAAACACTCGAAAAAACGAGCCTTGGAACTTGGACCGCCGGTACCATCGTGAACCTGGAACGCTGTCTTCCCCTCCATGGTCGGCTGGATGGCCACCTGGTGCAGGGGCATGTAGACACCACCGGCACCTGCCTTTCGGTGACGCCGAGGGAAGGAAGTTGGGAGTTCGAAATCGGTTTCCCGGGACAGTTCGCGGCGCTGGTGATTGAGAAAGGCTCCATTTCACTGAATGGTATTAGCCTGACTGTATTCAATGTTGGAATAGATCGCTTTACCGTGGCCATCATTCCCTACACGTATGAGCACACCAATATGCACAATTTGAAAGCGGGAGATACGGTGAATATTGAGTTTGATATGGTGGGGAAGTATATTCAAAGGAGTTTAAGCCTGAAATAA
- a CDS encoding outer membrane beta-barrel protein, with amino-acid sequence MSFLPLLAQETETTTEASTEKKSTTTFSGMADVYYRWDFNKMAGNNKTSFTNSHNSFELGMISGKLEHKWDKVGLVADVGFGQRAEDFSYNDANTRFIIKQLNVSYSPKDWLKLTAGSWATHVGYELVDPNLNRNYSMSYLFSYGPFFHTGVKAEITTGKHGFMVGIANPTDLKSANDARKFFIGQYSFAASDAFKAYVNVLAGEDDPSIDSKTFQGDVVLTAGLSDKFSLGANASVNRNTYPVAGKKESFTWWGAAGYINFDPTESLGFTLRVENFDDKDQRNVFADAPKGGSVLATTLSTNIKIKSLILIPEIRFENAGEEIYENKSGAGKKTNGHFLVAAVYQF; translated from the coding sequence ATGAGCTTTTTGCCCCTACTCGCCCAGGAAACAGAGACCACTACAGAAGCTTCTACAGAAAAAAAATCAACTACTACCTTCTCCGGAATGGCGGATGTATATTACCGCTGGGATTTCAATAAAATGGCCGGTAACAATAAAACCAGTTTCACCAACAGCCACAATTCATTTGAATTGGGCATGATTAGCGGAAAACTGGAACACAAGTGGGACAAAGTGGGTCTGGTAGCCGATGTAGGCTTTGGTCAGCGCGCCGAAGACTTCTCCTACAACGACGCCAACACCCGCTTCATCATCAAACAACTGAATGTAAGCTACAGCCCTAAAGACTGGTTGAAACTTACAGCGGGAAGCTGGGCCACACACGTAGGTTATGAACTGGTTGACCCTAACCTGAACAGGAACTACAGTATGTCGTACCTGTTCTCTTATGGTCCCTTCTTCCACACTGGTGTAAAGGCAGAGATCACTACCGGCAAACATGGTTTCATGGTGGGTATTGCCAATCCCACGGATCTGAAATCCGCCAACGACGCCAGGAAATTCTTCATTGGCCAATATAGCTTCGCCGCAAGCGATGCCTTCAAAGCCTATGTGAACGTGCTGGCCGGAGAAGATGATCCTTCCATTGATTCCAAAACCTTCCAGGGAGATGTGGTGCTTACTGCTGGTTTAAGCGATAAATTTTCGCTCGGCGCCAATGCAAGCGTAAACCGCAATACCTATCCTGTTGCGGGTAAAAAAGAATCCTTCACCTGGTGGGGTGCCGCGGGTTATATAAACTTCGATCCCACTGAGTCATTGGGCTTCACCCTCCGTGTGGAGAACTTCGACGACAAAGATCAGCGCAATGTGTTCGCTGACGCTCCTAAAGGCGGAAGCGTACTGGCGACCACCTTATCCACCAACATCAAAATAAAATCACTCATCTTAATACCGGAAATCCGGTTTGAAAACGCTGGCGAGGAGATTTATGAAAATAAATCCGGCGCAGGCAAGAAGACGAACGGCCATTTTCTAGTTGCAGCCGTCTATCAGTTTTGA